Proteins from a genomic interval of Pseudoalteromonas sp. MEBiC 03607:
- a CDS encoding hybrid sensor histidine kinase/response regulator transcription factor encodes MTAQHSLLFRFFCSITLLICYSVSARPLHLSSFDSQQGLSQNSINCSINDAQGFTWFATQGGLNRFDGYEFKRFKATGLKGSISGNWVTACLQDKNNQLWFATASKGLNRLDTTTGQFSTYTSSSSLLPLSDDKIWSMAFDKFDNLWLGHEQGKLTMFNLPKQQVEHFQIKLSGNPNIVIRDIVTSNNQLWLATSHGLIKFNSVTKQFEQHATITSALWHINLLANQQLLVGAKHGLYLLDPKNDTTNEIARFNGVWITDSLIDSSNNLWITSYGKGIYFIEADKNIHQDIVQYRHDAQLTNSLKSDYLLSVYQDPQGVIWIGSDGFGVQRYNPSQQQFSHQTKTLNADSLSHNFIRAIIKRSNGQLWVGTRDGLNLRTENGYKNYKSQLPNSNIFALHEDNKQQLWVGTYGGGLLKYQQDSDDFAVFSMQSHQLSSNRVYAIASDGNDILWLGSNQGLTRFDPSTGSVRHFQHDPTRNSLANNTVFTLAYDHDDNALWIGTRAGLNKLDIDTEHFTLLNDRSSSVEQNALSHNMVTSLLLDNKNTIWVGTMQGLNKVDKQTFAVKHITEQHGLANDNIFDILADKQGYLWLATNGGLSRYQPHTSKIQQFLPEQGIQHQSFILGASFQAADGELYFGGINGFNHFYPEQLDLTHTPPTPVLTELLLNNQAIETRYFDQQSDLLINATNTLSLPQSSGVIGFKFSALQNPASPNHYQYGYKLAGFDEQFLYTDASLRQVNYPQLPAGQYELLIKAKDQYGQWSQTKSLLALTVVPPWWQSPIAYVVYFLAVLSVAWSLLNAIYKRKLAEQDKQKEVALNKLKDQFLDNISHELKTPLSLILAPVSQLQQQHQDTQSQTHLASIKRNSQRLLELINQLLQLSKRPSTAVYTVSPYSLARFLTELTQDFAPLFAQKNLQFSFQDNDHLLCATNIAPNHAHSIFSNLINNALKYTPEGGSVSVSLTVNQQQAIINITDTGIGIAVEDQHQVFKRFTRVASIESGSGIGLTLVKQLVEAYGGEITLHSEIGKGSCFSVSLPVVMNTNQSKTTLEHRNAKQTLLIVEDNHDMTQLLLSLFNQEFNCLCAADGQHAISLCQDELPDLIISDVMMPVMDGYQLLAKLRENPATSHVPVLLLSAKADTQSRLKGLDLLADDYLSKPFEPTLLISRVKSLISLRQLLNQHLTAQLAAPIATSPTETMVVQNKDYCFTEKLKQVVLAHYQDEGFSVEQLAAAMCMSARALQLKMKSLYSLTPSDYLRNTRIELAAKQLINSSYSIGQVAQNNGFSSQSYFARSFKVQYGISPKQYREKYTKQADFRVSE; translated from the coding sequence TTGACTGCTCAACATAGCCTATTATTTCGTTTTTTTTGCTCTATTACGCTACTGATTTGTTACTCAGTCAGCGCTCGTCCTCTGCATTTAAGTAGCTTCGATAGTCAACAAGGGCTAAGCCAAAACTCCATCAATTGTAGTATCAACGATGCACAAGGGTTCACGTGGTTTGCAACCCAAGGTGGTTTAAATCGATTTGATGGTTACGAATTTAAACGTTTTAAAGCAACGGGCTTAAAAGGCAGTATTTCAGGTAATTGGGTCACCGCATGTCTACAAGATAAAAATAATCAGCTTTGGTTTGCCACTGCAAGTAAAGGATTAAACCGCTTAGATACAACAACAGGGCAATTCAGCACATATACTTCGTCCAGCTCACTGCTGCCGCTTAGCGATGATAAAATCTGGTCAATGGCGTTTGATAAGTTCGACAACCTGTGGCTTGGCCATGAACAAGGTAAATTAACGATGTTTAATTTACCTAAACAGCAGGTTGAACATTTCCAAATCAAGCTCTCAGGTAATCCAAATATTGTTATTCGCGATATAGTTACAAGCAATAACCAGTTGTGGCTTGCCACCAGCCATGGCTTAATAAAGTTCAATAGTGTTACAAAACAGTTTGAGCAGCATGCCACTATCACCTCGGCACTATGGCACATCAACCTTTTAGCAAACCAGCAACTTTTGGTAGGCGCTAAACACGGCTTATACCTGCTCGACCCAAAAAACGACACGACCAATGAGATTGCACGATTTAATGGTGTCTGGATCACTGATAGTTTAATTGATAGCAGTAATAATCTTTGGATCACAAGTTATGGAAAAGGCATTTATTTTATTGAAGCAGACAAAAATATTCATCAGGATATAGTGCAATATCGACATGACGCACAACTGACAAACTCGTTGAAAAGTGATTATTTATTGTCAGTTTATCAAGATCCTCAAGGCGTTATATGGATTGGTAGTGATGGCTTTGGGGTGCAGCGCTACAATCCTTCTCAACAGCAATTTTCTCATCAAACAAAAACTCTCAACGCTGATTCTCTAAGCCACAACTTTATTCGCGCTATTATCAAGCGCAGCAATGGCCAATTGTGGGTAGGTACTCGCGACGGGCTTAATCTACGAACTGAAAATGGCTATAAAAACTATAAGTCTCAACTCCCTAATAGTAATATTTTTGCTCTACACGAAGATAATAAACAGCAATTATGGGTAGGAACCTATGGTGGCGGGTTACTTAAATACCAACAAGACAGCGATGACTTTGCGGTCTTCTCGATGCAAAGTCATCAGTTAAGCAGTAATCGTGTCTACGCAATTGCGAGTGACGGTAACGATATACTTTGGCTTGGCAGCAACCAAGGCCTTACCCGCTTTGACCCGAGCACAGGAAGTGTCCGCCACTTCCAACATGACCCTACTCGTAACAGCCTAGCTAACAACACTGTTTTTACACTCGCTTATGATCATGATGACAATGCGCTTTGGATAGGCACGCGTGCTGGACTCAACAAGTTAGATATAGACACAGAGCACTTTACACTCCTTAATGATCGTTCTTCTTCAGTAGAACAAAATGCGCTCAGCCATAATATGGTCACCTCTTTATTACTGGATAATAAAAACACTATTTGGGTTGGCACTATGCAAGGGCTAAATAAAGTCGACAAACAGACCTTTGCCGTTAAGCACATAACAGAGCAACATGGTCTGGCAAATGACAATATTTTTGATATTTTAGCTGACAAACAGGGTTACCTTTGGCTTGCTACAAATGGTGGCTTATCCCGCTATCAACCGCATACCAGCAAAATACAGCAATTTTTACCCGAACAAGGTATTCAGCATCAATCTTTTATCCTCGGCGCGAGCTTTCAAGCTGCTGATGGCGAACTCTATTTTGGTGGCATCAATGGCTTTAACCACTTTTATCCTGAGCAGTTAGATTTAACTCATACGCCACCTACCCCAGTTTTAACTGAGTTGCTGCTCAACAACCAAGCGATTGAGACGCGTTACTTTGATCAGCAATCTGATTTGCTTATAAATGCCACTAACACGCTTTCTCTGCCGCAATCATCTGGAGTTATCGGGTTTAAGTTTAGCGCTCTACAAAATCCAGCAAGCCCAAACCATTATCAATATGGCTATAAATTAGCAGGTTTTGATGAGCAGTTTCTCTATACAGACGCAAGTCTTCGCCAAGTCAATTACCCACAACTCCCTGCTGGGCAATATGAACTACTAATTAAAGCAAAAGATCAGTATGGGCAATGGAGTCAAACCAAATCTTTATTAGCACTGACCGTTGTGCCGCCTTGGTGGCAAAGCCCCATTGCATACGTGGTTTATTTTCTTGCCGTATTGAGCGTGGCTTGGTCACTATTAAATGCAATTTACAAACGCAAACTAGCTGAGCAAGACAAACAAAAAGAAGTGGCGTTAAACAAATTAAAAGATCAGTTCTTAGATAACATTAGTCATGAGCTAAAAACGCCCCTGAGTTTAATTCTTGCCCCTGTCAGTCAGTTGCAACAGCAACATCAGGACACGCAATCACAAACACACCTTGCGAGTATTAAACGCAACAGCCAACGGTTACTTGAACTTATTAATCAATTACTGCAATTAAGCAAACGACCAAGTACTGCTGTGTACACTGTTTCTCCATATTCATTAGCACGTTTTTTAACCGAGCTTACGCAAGACTTCGCCCCGCTATTTGCGCAAAAAAACTTACAGTTTAGTTTTCAAGATAATGATCATTTATTATGTGCGACTAATATTGCACCTAATCACGCCCATTCTATTTTTAGTAACTTAATCAATAACGCCTTAAAGTACACTCCTGAAGGTGGCAGTGTCAGCGTAAGCCTAACGGTTAATCAGCAACAAGCCATAATAAATATAACCGACACCGGAATAGGTATTGCTGTTGAGGATCAGCATCAGGTTTTTAAGCGCTTTACACGTGTAGCGTCCATCGAATCAGGCAGTGGTATCGGCCTAACATTAGTAAAACAACTTGTGGAAGCATATGGAGGAGAAATAACACTTCACAGCGAGATAGGTAAAGGTAGCTGCTTTAGTGTTTCATTGCCGGTTGTTATGAACACCAACCAGAGCAAAACGACCTTAGAACATCGCAATGCTAAACAAACCCTTCTCATTGTTGAAGACAATCATGATATGACACAGCTACTGCTCAGCTTATTTAATCAAGAATTTAACTGTCTTTGTGCTGCTGATGGCCAACACGCGATTTCCCTTTGCCAAGATGAATTACCAGATCTCATTATTAGTGATGTGATGATGCCAGTTATGGATGGTTATCAGCTACTGGCTAAACTACGTGAAAATCCTGCCACCAGTCATGTCCCAGTGTTACTTTTATCTGCAAAAGCAGATACGCAAAGCCGCTTAAAAGGGCTTGACTTGTTAGCTGATGACTATTTGAGTAAGCCTTTCGAACCGACTCTTTTGATCAGCCGCGTTAAAAGTCTGATAAGTTTACGCCAGCTATTAAATCAACACTTAACTGCACAACTAGCCGCCCCCATAGCAACGAGCCCCACAGAGACCATGGTAGTGCAAAACAAAGACTACTGCTTTACTGAAAAACTCAAGCAAGTGGTGTTAGCCCACTATCAAGATGAAGGATTTTCAGTTGAACAGCTTGCCGCAGCAATGTGTATGAGTGCTCGCGCATTACAGCTGAAGATGAAATCACTCTACTCCCTCACTCCTTCAGATTATTTACGTAATACACGCATTGAACTAGCAGCAAAGCAGCTTATTAATAGCTCATACTCAATAGGTCAAGTTGCCCAAAATAACGGTTTTAGTTCACAAAGCTACTTCGCAAGAAGCTTCAAAGTGCAATATGGGATCTCACCAAAGCAATACCGAGAAAAATATACAAAACAAGCAGATTTTCGCGTCAGTGAATAA
- a CDS encoding CsgG/HfaB family protein translates to MLTKTHKAISLTLFAAALSACQSTSTSTSNKNSPNVNEVAQQQYNGPKARIAVARFTDKSNDSRWWRKEIGEGMADQLTTALVSTNRFIVLERQALDAVLSEQDLAVSGRVSAASGAAYGEIEGAEIVVVAAVTEFDDDSSGASVGSGGFIGDVFSSVSAGFSGSHMAIDLRLIDTRTSRILAATSVEGGSKDFDFTSAATNFGGALVGGNLSGWSNTPKEKALREVIVKAVEFLESKVPTTYYRYNSDNTIAAGYKAPAPLKVTTAAAPAKAPIASVTVPSHRMPYYEKTDLAMSRLNLVCLGYLKQQPHYEEFDVEDVKYDQATVIALTEYQQENKLKVTGLADEATKKSLDDTQCIAKTNKSHLESLGSMFKFD, encoded by the coding sequence ATGCTCACAAAAACACACAAGGCGATCTCGCTAACGTTATTTGCAGCAGCACTGAGTGCATGTCAAAGCACGTCGACATCAACAAGTAATAAAAATAGTCCAAATGTAAATGAAGTCGCACAGCAACAATATAACGGCCCAAAAGCTCGCATCGCTGTAGCCCGCTTTACCGATAAATCAAATGATTCGCGTTGGTGGCGAAAAGAAATCGGTGAAGGTATGGCAGATCAATTAACAACCGCATTAGTCAGTACCAATCGATTTATTGTTTTAGAAAGACAAGCACTCGATGCGGTGTTATCTGAGCAAGATCTCGCTGTTTCAGGGCGCGTAAGTGCAGCATCAGGAGCAGCTTATGGTGAAATCGAAGGTGCCGAAATCGTGGTAGTTGCAGCGGTTACTGAGTTCGATGATGATAGTTCAGGTGCCAGTGTAGGCAGCGGTGGTTTTATTGGTGATGTATTTAGTTCAGTATCGGCTGGTTTCTCAGGCTCACACATGGCCATTGATTTACGCCTAATTGATACCCGCACCTCGCGAATTCTAGCCGCAACCAGCGTTGAAGGTGGCAGTAAAGACTTCGATTTCACATCAGCAGCGACTAACTTTGGCGGTGCACTTGTCGGTGGAAATTTAAGTGGCTGGTCAAACACGCCAAAAGAAAAAGCATTGCGCGAAGTAATCGTAAAAGCCGTTGAATTCTTAGAGTCAAAAGTGCCCACAACTTATTATCGTTATAATAGCGACAACACCATAGCAGCTGGCTACAAGGCCCCTGCACCACTAAAAGTAACCACAGCTGCAGCACCGGCTAAAGCGCCAATAGCATCGGTTACTGTTCCGAGTCACAGAATGCCTTACTATGAAAAAACAGACCTGGCGATGTCACGACTCAATTTAGTGTGTTTAGGTTACTTGAAGCAGCAACCACACTATGAAGAATTTGACGTTGAAGACGTAAAGTATGATCAAGCCACTGTGATTGCGCTCACTGAATATCAGCAAGAAAATAAGCTAAAAGTGACGGGGCTTGCAGATGAAGCAACTAAAAAATCTCTTGATGATACACAGTGTATTGCCAAAACCAACAAGTCACACTTAGAAAGCTTAGGTAGCATGTTTAAATTTGACTGA
- the deoC gene encoding deoxyribose-phosphate aldolase, translating into MNKTQTIAAQAVALMDLTTLNDTDNTESINNLVASIEPKLGIPAAVCVYSQFVSDAKLALAERELQHVKVATVTNFPDGEQPLEQVINETLFAIERGADEIDLVIPYKALIAGDERKVLEYVKASKEACGSQAQLKVIIESGELTDDLIATATKLAINGGADFVKTSTGKVAVNATLAATAIMLNTIKATGKKVGFKAAGGVRTVTDAAEYLALAESIMGEAYLQPELFRFGASGLLSDVYATLNES; encoded by the coding sequence ATGAATAAAACACAAACAATCGCTGCTCAAGCGGTGGCGCTGATGGACTTAACAACTCTGAATGACACCGACAACACAGAATCAATTAATAACTTGGTTGCTAGTATTGAGCCAAAACTGGGCATCCCTGCGGCGGTTTGTGTGTACAGCCAGTTTGTTAGTGACGCTAAACTGGCACTCGCTGAGCGTGAACTTCAGCACGTAAAAGTGGCGACAGTTACAAACTTTCCTGATGGTGAGCAGCCTCTAGAACAAGTGATAAATGAAACACTGTTTGCCATTGAGCGCGGAGCCGACGAAATTGATTTAGTGATCCCCTATAAAGCACTGATTGCCGGTGATGAGCGCAAAGTTTTAGAGTATGTCAAAGCGTCAAAAGAGGCATGTGGCAGCCAAGCGCAACTTAAAGTCATTATCGAAAGTGGCGAATTAACCGATGATCTTATTGCAACGGCAACTAAGCTGGCAATTAATGGCGGTGCTGACTTCGTTAAAACCAGTACCGGTAAAGTGGCTGTTAATGCAACGCTAGCTGCAACAGCCATCATGTTAAATACCATTAAAGCGACTGGTAAAAAGGTTGGTTTTAAGGCAGCAGGCGGGGTCAGAACAGTCACTGATGCTGCTGAGTATTTAGCCTTAGCCGAATCAATCATGGGTGAAGCGTACTTACAGCCAGAGCTATTTCGTTTCGGCGCTTCTGGGTTATTAAGTGATGTATATGCGACATTAAATGAATCGTGA
- the cysG gene encoding siroheme synthase CysG: MQYLPIFTKLDDKPVLVVGGGDVALRKCRAFLKARANVTLVAPAFCDELQELAKQGDVTLINDFFKEQYLEQQMLVIAATDIDSVNEEVFKLANARNIFVNVVDDQPKCSFIFPSIVDRDPITIAISSAGTAPVLARRLREKLETLIPQHIGPLASLVGSFRDKVKQRFKHFADRRQFWEGVFDSSVVSKVQAGNTEAATAQLEQMLDAKPEPEGEVYVVGAGPGDPELLTLKALQLMQQADVVVYDYLVSDEIMDLVRRDADLVCVGKRLGDHSVAQEDTNQMLVDFAKQGKKVCRIKGGDPFIYGRGGEEVQVLAANQVRYQIVPGITAAAGCSAYAGIPLTHRDHAQAIQFVTGHCKKDGQELDWQSLAKPNQTLAIYMGVIKSPHIQAQLLKHGRGADTPVAIIENGTRKEQRVVTGQLGELADLISRHSIISPALLIIGEVASLHHQLAWFGQTEQTSSFAQPLTGVA; encoded by the coding sequence GTGCAATATTTACCAATCTTTACCAAATTAGACGACAAGCCTGTTCTGGTAGTCGGCGGTGGGGATGTTGCGTTACGCAAGTGCCGAGCATTTTTAAAAGCCCGCGCCAACGTGACCTTAGTCGCCCCTGCATTTTGTGATGAACTACAAGAGCTTGCAAAGCAAGGTGATGTAACGCTTATTAACGACTTTTTCAAAGAGCAGTATTTAGAGCAACAGATGCTAGTGATTGCTGCTACTGATATCGACAGCGTAAATGAGGAGGTGTTTAAGCTTGCCAATGCACGCAATATCTTCGTAAACGTGGTAGATGACCAACCTAAGTGCAGCTTTATTTTTCCATCAATTGTTGACCGTGACCCGATCACAATTGCAATTTCAAGCGCCGGTACAGCGCCAGTTTTAGCACGTCGTTTACGTGAAAAACTCGAAACGCTTATTCCACAGCATATTGGGCCGCTAGCAAGTTTAGTGGGCAGCTTTCGTGACAAAGTAAAACAACGCTTTAAACACTTTGCCGATCGTCGCCAGTTTTGGGAAGGCGTATTTGATTCATCAGTCGTGAGCAAAGTTCAAGCGGGTAATACCGAAGCTGCCACAGCGCAGCTAGAGCAGATGTTAGATGCCAAGCCTGAGCCTGAAGGCGAAGTGTATGTTGTTGGTGCAGGCCCGGGCGACCCAGAGCTATTAACGCTAAAAGCACTACAATTAATGCAACAAGCCGACGTAGTTGTATATGACTACTTGGTTTCTGATGAAATTATGGATTTAGTACGCCGTGATGCCGATTTGGTTTGCGTAGGTAAACGTTTAGGCGATCACAGTGTAGCGCAAGAAGATACTAATCAGATGCTGGTCGATTTTGCCAAGCAAGGCAAAAAAGTATGCCGTATTAAAGGTGGCGATCCATTTATTTATGGCCGTGGTGGTGAAGAGGTGCAAGTTCTCGCAGCTAATCAAGTACGTTACCAAATCGTACCGGGTATTACTGCTGCTGCAGGTTGTAGTGCTTATGCTGGCATTCCACTTACTCACAGAGATCATGCCCAAGCCATTCAGTTTGTAACGGGTCACTGTAAAAAAGATGGTCAAGAATTAGATTGGCAGTCACTTGCCAAACCAAATCAGACCTTAGCGATTTACATGGGGGTGATTAAATCACCACATATTCAAGCACAATTATTAAAACATGGCCGCGGTGCAGACACACCCGTAGCCATTATCGAAAACGGCACACGTAAAGAACAACGTGTGGTTACAGGGCAATTAGGTGAGCTGGCCGATTTGATTTCGCGCCATAGCATTATTTCACCCGCCTTATTAATTATTGGCGAAGTTGCATCATTGCATCATCAACTTGCATGGTTTGGTCAAACCGAGCAAACCAGCAGCTTTGCCCAGCCTTTAACTGGCGTAGCTTAA